The Vigna unguiculata cultivar IT97K-499-35 unplaced genomic scaffold, ASM411807v1 contig_122, whole genome shotgun sequence genome has a window encoding:
- the LOC114171171 gene encoding uncharacterized protein LOC114171171 translates to MTSFPSSRDWMYDRVYKGRRGFKPTFVAGVEEFIEIACQQESYVNERQPKCPCIKCECTRIFDVQTIKLHLYKHGFMPDYFIWIDHGEAIKNISHHVDDVSGSGIHVTEGQTFNSMHEMLCDALGQHGSFEIPETNFEEPPNEATQRFYNLLVESNEPLFEGSSESKLSICVRLLACKSNWNVPYECLDFIAKMLQDGALIRCKFCDMPRYHDRSTRANTKKLVLVKTMFYLPIIPRLQRLFASMETASHMSWHREIRSSSGVLRHPSAGEAWKHFDRVHPDFAVDPRNVCLGLCYDGFNPFIQSTIPYSCWPVIVTPYNLPPKMCMTKPFMFLSCLIPGPRNPKAGIDVYLEPLVDDLKKLWDGAETYDISRKKNFIMRACLMWTINDFPAYGMLSGWGTQGKLACPHCMEHSKAFTLENGG, encoded by the coding sequence ATGACTTCATTTCCTTCAAGTCGTGATTGGATGTATGATAGGGTGTATAAAGGTAGAAGAGGTTTCAAACCTACTTTCGTAGCTGGGGTTGAAGAGTTTATCGAAATAGCCTGTCAACAAGAAAGTTATGTTAATGAAAGACAACCTAAATGCCCATGCATTAAATGTGAGTGTACAAGGATTTTTGATGTTCAAACAATCAAGCTCCATCTCTACAAGCATGGCTTTATGCCTGACTACTTTATTTGGATTGATCACGGGGAAGCCATAAAGAATATTTCCCATCATGTTGACGATGTTTCAGGAAGTGGTATACATGTGACTGAAGGACAAACATTTAACTCGATGCATGAGATGTTGTGTGATGCTCTTGGACAACATGGGTCATTTGAAATACCAGAAACAAACTTCGAAGAGCCTCCGAATGAAGCAACTCAAcgattttataatttgttagtCGAGTCAAATGAACCATTATTTGAAGGATCATCAGAGTCTAAATTATCAATCTGTGTTAGACTTTTAGCATGCAAGTCGAATTGGAATGTCCCTTACGAATGTCTAGATTTTATAGCAAAAATGCTTCAAGATGGAGCACTTATACGTTGCAAATTTTGTGATATGCCAAGGTATCATGATCGGAGCACAAGAGCAAACACAAAAAAACTTGTTCTAGTGAAAACAATGTTCTATTTACCTATAATTCCAAGGTTGCAGAGACTATTTGCATCAATGGAAACTGCTAGTCACATGTCTTGGCATCGTGAAATTAGAAGTAGCTCAGGCGTGTTACGTCATCCCTCAGCTGGTGAAGCTTGGAAGCATTTTGATCGGGTACATCCAGACTTTGCAGTTGATCCACGCAATGTATGCTTGGGTTTATGCTATGATGGATTTAACCCATTCATTCAATCAACAATCCCTTATTCTTGTTGGCCAGTAATTGTCACCCCATACAATCTTCCTCCTAAAATGTGCATGACAAAGCCATTTATGTTCTTAAGTTGTCTAATACCTGGACCACGCAATCCAAAGGCAGGAATTGATGTGTATCTCGAACCTTTGGTGGATGATCTAAAGAAGTTGTGGGATGGTGCAGAAACATATGATATTTCAAGAAAGAAGAACTTTATCATGAGAGCTTGTTTAATGTGGACTATAAATGATTTCCCTGCATATGGGATGTTGTCTGGCTGGGGTACTCAAGGTAAATTGGCATGTCCACATTGTATGGAGCATTCAAAAGCCTTTACATTAGAAAATGGGGGGTAA